A DNA window from Hevea brasiliensis isolate MT/VB/25A 57/8 chromosome 2, ASM3005281v1, whole genome shotgun sequence contains the following coding sequences:
- the LOC110664652 gene encoding ACT domain-containing protein ACR4-like isoform X2 yields MDDEYEKLFRRLNPPRVVIDNESCKNATVVRVDSANKHGILLEVVQVLTDLNLNITKAYISSDGGWFMDVFNVRDQDGNKITDEAILDYIRKSLGPESCFISSVRSVGVKPSMDHTAIELTGSDRPGLLSEVSAVLTHLKCNVLNAEVWTHNTRAAAVMQVTEEETGSAITDPERLSRIKELLCNVLKGSNKSRGAKTVVSHGVTHTERRLHQMMFADRDYERSDDEVLDENQRPNVSVVNWYDKDYSVVTIRSKDRPKLLFDTVCTLTDMEYVVFHANIDAEGQEAYQEYYIRHIDGSPVKSDAERQRVIQCLEAAIERRVSEGLKLELCTTDRIGLLSDVTRIFRENSLTVTRAEVTTRDGKAINTFYVRDASGYPVDAKTIDSIRQVIGQTILKVKGNPDELKPASQESPTRFLFGGLFKSRSFVNFGLVRSYS; encoded by the exons ATGGATGATGAATATGAGAAACTCTTTAGAAGATTGAATCCTCCCAG GGTTGTGATTGATAATGAATCCTGCAAGAATGCAACAGTTGTAAGG GTGGACAGTGCAAACAAACATGGAATACTTCTTGAAGTTGTACAAGTCCTTACTGATCTTAACCTTAACATAACTAAAGCTTACATATCTTCTGATGGTGGTTGGTTCATGGATG TTTTTAATGTTAGGGATCAAGATGGAAACAAGATTACTGATGAAGCAATCCTAGATTATATTCGAAAG TCTTTGGGGCCAGAGTCGTGCTTTATATCTTCTGTGAGATCTGTTGGGGTTAAACCATCTATGGACCATACTGCAATTGAGCTAACTGGAAGTGACAGGCCAGGGCTGCTGTCTGAAGTGAGTGCTGTGCTCACCCACCTAAAATGCAATGTGCTTAATGCAGAGGTCTGGACGCACAATACACGGGCTGCAGCTGTGATGCAAGTAACTGAGGAGGAAACTGGGTCTGCAATTACTGACCCAGAGAGGCTATCCAGGATTAAAGAACTTCTCTGTAATGTACTCAAGGGTAGTAACAAATCTAGGGGAGCTAAGACTGTGGTGTCTCATGGGGTCACCCATACTGAGAGAAGGCTTCACCAAATGATGTTTGCTGATAGGGATTATGAACGTTCTGACGATGAGGTCTTGGATGAGAATCAAAGGCCTAATGTGAGTGTGGTTAATTGGTATGACAAGGACTACTCGGTGGTAACCATAAGGAGCAAAGATAGGCCAAAACTTCTTTTTGATACAGTCTGCACTTTGACAGACATGGAATATGTAGTTTTTCATGCCAATATCGATGCTGAGGGGCAGGAGGCTTATCAG GAATATTATATCAGACATATAGATGGATCCCCTGTGAAATCAGATGCTGAAAGACAGAGGGTTATACAATGTCTTGAAGCAGCTATTGAGAGAAGAGTATCTGAG GGTTTGAAGCTAGAGCTATGCACAACTGACAGAATTGGGCTGCTATCTGATGTTACTCGCATCTTTCGAGAAAATAGCCTTACAGTGACCAGAGCAGAAGTGACAACTAGAGATGGCAAAGCTATCAATACATTTTATGTTCGTGATGCGTCAGGGTATCCTGTTGATGCTAAGACCATAGATTCCATCAGGCAAGTAATTGGCCAGACAATACTTAAGGTGAAGGGCAATCCTGATGAGCTGAAACCAGCATCTCAGGAATCACCCACTAGGTTTCTCTTTGGTGGTCTCTTCAAGTCAAGATCTTTTGTTAACTTTGGATTGGTTAGGTCCTATTCTTGA
- the LOC110664652 gene encoding ACT domain-containing protein ACR4-like isoform X1, translating to MEVNLRFSHDMDDEYEKLFRRLNPPRVVIDNESCKNATVVRVDSANKHGILLEVVQVLTDLNLNITKAYISSDGGWFMDVFNVRDQDGNKITDEAILDYIRKSLGPESCFISSVRSVGVKPSMDHTAIELTGSDRPGLLSEVSAVLTHLKCNVLNAEVWTHNTRAAAVMQVTEEETGSAITDPERLSRIKELLCNVLKGSNKSRGAKTVVSHGVTHTERRLHQMMFADRDYERSDDEVLDENQRPNVSVVNWYDKDYSVVTIRSKDRPKLLFDTVCTLTDMEYVVFHANIDAEGQEAYQEYYIRHIDGSPVKSDAERQRVIQCLEAAIERRVSEGLKLELCTTDRIGLLSDVTRIFRENSLTVTRAEVTTRDGKAINTFYVRDASGYPVDAKTIDSIRQVIGQTILKVKGNPDELKPASQESPTRFLFGGLFKSRSFVNFGLVRSYS from the exons ATGG AGGTCAACTTGAGATTTTCACACGACATGGATGATGAATATGAGAAACTCTTTAGAAGATTGAATCCTCCCAG GGTTGTGATTGATAATGAATCCTGCAAGAATGCAACAGTTGTAAGG GTGGACAGTGCAAACAAACATGGAATACTTCTTGAAGTTGTACAAGTCCTTACTGATCTTAACCTTAACATAACTAAAGCTTACATATCTTCTGATGGTGGTTGGTTCATGGATG TTTTTAATGTTAGGGATCAAGATGGAAACAAGATTACTGATGAAGCAATCCTAGATTATATTCGAAAG TCTTTGGGGCCAGAGTCGTGCTTTATATCTTCTGTGAGATCTGTTGGGGTTAAACCATCTATGGACCATACTGCAATTGAGCTAACTGGAAGTGACAGGCCAGGGCTGCTGTCTGAAGTGAGTGCTGTGCTCACCCACCTAAAATGCAATGTGCTTAATGCAGAGGTCTGGACGCACAATACACGGGCTGCAGCTGTGATGCAAGTAACTGAGGAGGAAACTGGGTCTGCAATTACTGACCCAGAGAGGCTATCCAGGATTAAAGAACTTCTCTGTAATGTACTCAAGGGTAGTAACAAATCTAGGGGAGCTAAGACTGTGGTGTCTCATGGGGTCACCCATACTGAGAGAAGGCTTCACCAAATGATGTTTGCTGATAGGGATTATGAACGTTCTGACGATGAGGTCTTGGATGAGAATCAAAGGCCTAATGTGAGTGTGGTTAATTGGTATGACAAGGACTACTCGGTGGTAACCATAAGGAGCAAAGATAGGCCAAAACTTCTTTTTGATACAGTCTGCACTTTGACAGACATGGAATATGTAGTTTTTCATGCCAATATCGATGCTGAGGGGCAGGAGGCTTATCAG GAATATTATATCAGACATATAGATGGATCCCCTGTGAAATCAGATGCTGAAAGACAGAGGGTTATACAATGTCTTGAAGCAGCTATTGAGAGAAGAGTATCTGAG GGTTTGAAGCTAGAGCTATGCACAACTGACAGAATTGGGCTGCTATCTGATGTTACTCGCATCTTTCGAGAAAATAGCCTTACAGTGACCAGAGCAGAAGTGACAACTAGAGATGGCAAAGCTATCAATACATTTTATGTTCGTGATGCGTCAGGGTATCCTGTTGATGCTAAGACCATAGATTCCATCAGGCAAGTAATTGGCCAGACAATACTTAAGGTGAAGGGCAATCCTGATGAGCTGAAACCAGCATCTCAGGAATCACCCACTAGGTTTCTCTTTGGTGGTCTCTTCAAGTCAAGATCTTTTGTTAACTTTGGATTGGTTAGGTCCTATTCTTGA